Proteins from a single region of Desulfolutivibrio sulfoxidireducens:
- a CDS encoding methyl-accepting chemotaxis protein has translation MAPHRLTETKISTKIISVVLLIISFFLCAILLYFVPSAGREMLQNRKQSLKDIVDVAYSLVEEYEKRIQNGEFSPEEGKKRAMQRIKNLRYGQNDYIWINDVSTPYPVMIMHPISPGLDGKVLDDPKFDKASMMQFGSQGQEVDTGDNKNLFSAFVAVCLKSGDGYVAYDWPKPTPSGATKELFPKQSYVKLYKPWGWVLGTGLYVDDIEARVSGMRWTMTAVAIGIMAVALIISLVVMSTITRPIAALVRYAAEVSSGRLDAIMSGTFHGETATLKEAIGRMVGDLKTTIATADQAKRTAQEEAHKATLAGREADEARLAAEGAMRQGMLQAAEKLEMVAARMNEAAGELSAQADESARGAELQTNRLAEVASAMGEMNATVLDVAKNASTAAHSSGEAKSRAEGGAEIVGRAVHSILDVKEQSRRLKEHMADLGARAEGIGRIMGVISDIADQTNLLALNAAIEAARAGEAGRGFAVVADEVRKLAEKTMTATREVGEAIRGVQDVARTNVEGVDRSTRTIEAAADLAQSSGRALDEIVRLAETASDQVRTIAAASEEQSAASEEINRGIEEVNRVSLETAEGMRRSVSAIAEMSRQTQDLNRLIEELKTS, from the coding sequence ATGGCCCCGCACCGCCTGACAGAGACGAAGATTTCAACCAAAATCATCTCCGTCGTCTTGTTAATCATTTCCTTTTTCCTCTGCGCCATCCTTCTCTATTTCGTGCCTTCGGCCGGGCGCGAGATGCTGCAAAACCGCAAGCAAAGTCTCAAGGACATTGTGGACGTGGCCTATTCCCTGGTCGAGGAGTATGAAAAACGCATCCAAAACGGGGAATTCAGCCCGGAAGAAGGAAAAAAACGGGCCATGCAGCGCATCAAAAACCTGCGCTACGGCCAAAACGACTACATCTGGATCAACGACGTCTCGACCCCCTATCCGGTCATGATCATGCACCCCATAAGCCCGGGCCTGGATGGCAAGGTGCTCGACGATCCGAAGTTCGACAAGGCGTCCATGATGCAGTTCGGCTCCCAGGGCCAGGAAGTGGATACGGGCGACAACAAAAACCTGTTTTCGGCCTTTGTTGCGGTCTGCCTCAAAAGCGGCGATGGATACGTGGCCTACGACTGGCCCAAGCCCACCCCCTCCGGGGCCACCAAGGAGCTTTTTCCCAAACAGTCCTACGTGAAATTGTACAAGCCCTGGGGCTGGGTCCTGGGGACAGGGCTCTACGTGGACGACATCGAGGCCAGGGTCTCGGGCATGCGCTGGACCATGACCGCCGTGGCCATCGGCATCATGGCCGTGGCCCTGATCATCAGCCTTGTGGTCATGAGCACCATCACCCGGCCCATCGCCGCCCTGGTGCGCTATGCCGCCGAGGTGTCCTCGGGGCGGCTTGACGCGATCATGTCCGGAACCTTCCACGGCGAGACGGCCACCCTCAAGGAGGCCATCGGCAGGATGGTGGGCGACCTCAAAACCACCATCGCCACGGCCGACCAGGCCAAACGCACGGCCCAGGAAGAGGCCCACAAGGCCACCCTGGCCGGACGCGAGGCCGACGAAGCCCGCCTGGCCGCCGAGGGGGCCATGCGCCAGGGCATGCTCCAGGCCGCCGAAAAGCTCGAAATGGTCGCGGCGCGCATGAATGAGGCCGCCGGGGAACTCTCGGCCCAGGCCGATGAATCCGCGCGAGGAGCCGAACTCCAGACAAACCGGCTGGCCGAGGTGGCCTCGGCCATGGGCGAGATGAACGCCACGGTCCTCGATGTGGCCAAAAACGCCTCCACGGCGGCCCACAGTTCGGGGGAGGCCAAATCCAGGGCCGAGGGCGGCGCCGAAATCGTGGGCCGGGCCGTACACTCCATCCTCGACGTCAAGGAGCAGTCACGGCGCCTCAAGGAGCACATGGCCGACCTGGGGGCCAGGGCCGAGGGCATCGGCCGGATCATGGGCGTGATCTCGGACATTGCCGACCAGACCAACCTGCTGGCCTTAAACGCGGCCATCGAGGCCGCCCGGGCCGGCGAGGCCGGTCGGGGATTCGCCGTGGTGGCCGACGAGGTCAGGAAACTGGCCGAAAAGACCATGACCGCCACCCGCGAGGTGGGCGAGGCCATCCGCGGCGTGCAGGATGTGGCCAGAACCAATGTGGAGGGGGTGGACCGCTCCACCCGGACCATCGAGGCGGCCGCGGACCTGGCCCAGTCCTCGGGACGGGCCCTGGACGAGATCGTGCGTCTGGCCGAGACCGCCTCGGATCAGGTGCGGACCATCGCGGCGGCCTCCGAGGAGCAATCGGCGGCCAGCGAGGAGATCAACCGGGGCATCGAGGAGGTCAACCGCGTCTCCCTGGAGACCGCCGAGGGCATGCGCCGGTCGGTCTCGGCCATCGCCGAGATGTCCCGCCAGACCCAGGACCTCAACCGCCTCATCGAGGAACTCAAAACATCCTGA
- the purM gene encoding phosphoribosylformylglycinamidine cyclo-ligase, with the protein MADRAEAYKRAGVDIEAGNSLVSRIKSLVSATYSKGVLSDIGGFGGLFKLDLGVYGEPVLVASTDGVGTKLKLAQQFGRHDTIGIDLVAMSVNDILVQGAKPLFFLDYFATGRLDVDLAEQVVKGVADGCREAGCALLGGETAEMPGFYPDGVYDLAGFCVGIVDNAKIVDGSSIAVDDVIIGIESSGPHANGYSLIRKIFAESGQQATDILPDTNTTLADALLAPTRIYVKPVLNLLRDLDVRGMVHITGGGFYDNVARILPRGVAAHIRMGSWDVPPVFSWLKSRGNLTWPEMLQIFNCGIGYMLVVPPEIGEDVVLRLRAQHDYAQIIGTIDRLKKPDQERVTVEVPGGTC; encoded by the coding sequence ATGGCCGACAGGGCCGAGGCGTACAAGCGGGCCGGGGTGGACATCGAGGCCGGGAACTCCCTGGTTTCCCGCATCAAATCCCTTGTCTCCGCCACCTACAGCAAAGGCGTTTTATCCGACATCGGCGGTTTCGGGGGACTGTTCAAGCTCGACCTGGGGGTCTACGGCGAACCCGTGCTGGTGGCCTCCACCGACGGCGTGGGCACCAAGCTGAAATTGGCCCAGCAGTTCGGCCGTCACGACACCATCGGCATCGACCTGGTGGCCATGAGCGTCAACGATATCCTGGTCCAGGGAGCCAAGCCGCTATTTTTCCTCGATTATTTTGCCACGGGCAGGCTCGACGTGGATTTGGCCGAACAGGTGGTCAAGGGGGTGGCCGACGGCTGCCGCGAGGCCGGGTGCGCGCTTCTGGGCGGCGAGACCGCCGAGATGCCCGGTTTTTATCCCGACGGGGTCTATGATCTGGCCGGGTTTTGCGTGGGCATCGTGGACAACGCCAAAATCGTGGACGGGTCGAGCATCGCCGTGGACGACGTGATCATCGGCATCGAATCCTCGGGACCCCACGCCAACGGCTATTCCCTGATCCGCAAGATTTTCGCCGAGTCCGGCCAACAGGCCACGGACATCCTTCCGGATACGAACACCACCCTGGCCGACGCCCTGCTGGCCCCCACCCGCATCTATGTCAAGCCGGTCCTGAACCTGCTGCGCGACCTGGACGTCCGGGGCATGGTCCACATCACCGGCGGCGGGTTCTACGACAACGTGGCCCGCATCCTTCCCCGGGGCGTGGCCGCCCACATCCGCATGGGGTCCTGGGACGTGCCGCCGGTTTTTTCCTGGCTCAAATCCCGGGGCAACCTGACCTGGCCGGAGATGCTGCAGATTTTCAACTGCGGCATCGGGTACATGCTCGTGGTGCCGCCGGAGATCGGCGAGGACGTGGTCCTTCGGCTCCGCGCCCAGCATGATTACGCCCAGATCATCGGGACCATCGACCGCTTGAAAAAGCCGGACCAGGAGCGGGTCACGGTGGAGGTGCCGGGCGGGACCTGCTAG
- a CDS encoding MBL fold metallo-hydrolase, producing MPPPLFVRSFVMGPMRSNCYFVAASGEAVVIDPGGDPAPVLTQLGINKARLAAVLLTHLHYDHILGVSALCRATKAPVFASPLDAFLRETAMGGRGPEGTSPVHGFPPVPGFDFAPLSPGRLTLCGHPLLVLDTPGHTPGGLSFLFPYAGVVFVGDVLFHRSVGRTDWPGGDEKALLRSIRERILSLPDDTEIYPGHGPPTTVAAEKALNPFFVPGQGTRGA from the coding sequence GTGCCGCCCCCCCTTTTCGTGCGATCCTTCGTCATGGGCCCCATGCGGTCCAACTGCTACTTCGTCGCGGCCAGCGGCGAGGCCGTGGTCATCGATCCGGGGGGCGATCCCGCCCCGGTCCTGACCCAGCTTGGAATCAACAAGGCACGGCTGGCGGCCGTCCTGCTCACCCATCTGCACTATGACCACATCCTTGGCGTCTCGGCCCTGTGTCGGGCGACCAAGGCCCCGGTCTTCGCCTCGCCCCTGGACGCCTTTTTGCGGGAAACGGCCATGGGCGGCCGGGGTCCGGAAGGGACCTCCCCAGTCCATGGATTTCCCCCCGTACCGGGCTTCGACTTCGCGCCCCTGTCCCCCGGAAGACTGACCCTGTGCGGCCATCCCCTCCTGGTCCTGGATACGCCGGGGCATACCCCGGGCGGACTGTCCTTTCTTTTTCCCTACGCCGGGGTGGTGTTCGTCGGCGATGTGCTGTTCCATCGCTCCGTGGGGCGCACCGACTGGCCGGGGGGGGACGAAAAGGCCCTTCTGCGGTCCATCCGCGAGCGCATCCTCTCCCTGCCGGACGATACGGAGATCTACCCCGGGCATGGCCCGCCGACCACGGTGGCCGCGGAGAAGGCGCTCAATCCCTTTTTCGTCCCCGGACAGGGAACCCGCGGGGCCTGA
- a CDS encoding glycosyltransferase family 2 protein, protein MDGERASAWADLSRLPPKTRGLLLLGGTGRTHLLEAGRAALVEAETHGPEASALGLDLFLAAFESSPLDGGLARFVMDLWSRAGTGGMSAVPKKTAALVMASAVRAAPPDDPAALGELARLAGLRDHQGLLAYLAGRVRTQPQRLYWRGHLFDVAYLLQDWETVRTVLGMSWPPGFELVRAKVAGDLLFQAGRYDEAATRYARAAPLRQALWRRAECLTRRDGPLVSPDARAAWQAVLCAAPWNVGPVLRLHDRLAGCDRPGPPLAARVAVCLYTYNNAVELDASLAALFASDLCGARVTVLDNGSGGATADVLSGWRDRIGDGLSVVTLPVNIGAPAARNWLAALPWIAEADYVAYLDDDALVPPDWLAFFASAARIYPMAGVYGCRVVDLAGPGRVQHADTHLLEPGQDGMPAVSSICTQDLDFGQFCHLRPAASVTGCCHLFRTEALRACGPFDIRFSPTQYDDLDHDLRLLALGAPPVYQGHLRVSHARLSTTFSSPDRTAMANSQGNLVKLGGKHPPEVLSAMRRAMRDVLLEDYRRKRSVVDQALGQARES, encoded by the coding sequence GTGGATGGTGAGCGCGCGTCAGCCTGGGCCGATCTTTCCAGACTGCCGCCGAAGACGCGTGGTCTGTTGCTGCTCGGGGGGACGGGCAGGACGCACCTGCTTGAGGCCGGTCGCGCGGCCTTGGTCGAGGCCGAGACCCATGGCCCGGAGGCCTCGGCCCTCGGATTGGATCTTTTTCTGGCCGCCTTCGAGTCCTCGCCCCTGGATGGGGGGTTGGCCCGGTTTGTCATGGACCTGTGGTCCAGGGCGGGGACCGGGGGAATGTCCGCCGTGCCCAAAAAGACGGCGGCCCTGGTTATGGCCTCGGCTGTCCGGGCCGCGCCTCCGGACGATCCGGCCGCCCTGGGCGAACTTGCCCGGTTGGCCGGGCTTCGAGACCACCAGGGCCTTTTGGCGTATCTTGCCGGGCGGGTTCGAACCCAGCCGCAACGGCTTTATTGGCGCGGGCATCTCTTTGACGTGGCCTATCTGCTCCAGGACTGGGAGACGGTCCGGACGGTCCTTGGCATGTCCTGGCCGCCCGGTTTCGAGTTGGTCCGGGCCAAGGTGGCCGGCGACCTCCTGTTCCAGGCGGGGCGGTATGACGAGGCCGCGACGCGGTACGCCCGGGCCGCGCCCCTGCGCCAGGCCCTGTGGCGGCGGGCCGAGTGCCTGACGCGTCGTGACGGGCCGCTTGTTTCGCCGGACGCCCGGGCCGCGTGGCAAGCGGTCCTTTGCGCCGCGCCCTGGAATGTGGGGCCCGTCCTTCGCCTGCACGACCGGCTGGCCGGGTGCGACCGGCCGGGGCCGCCCCTTGCGGCCCGGGTGGCCGTTTGCCTGTACACCTACAACAATGCCGTCGAATTGGACGCCTCCCTGGCCGCCCTTTTCGCCTCTGATCTGTGCGGGGCCAGGGTGACGGTCCTGGACAACGGCTCCGGCGGCGCCACCGCCGATGTGCTGTCCGGATGGCGGGATCGGATCGGGGACGGGCTGTCCGTCGTGACCCTGCCGGTCAACATCGGGGCCCCGGCGGCCCGCAACTGGCTGGCCGCGCTGCCCTGGATCGCCGAGGCCGACTATGTGGCCTACCTGGACGACGACGCCCTGGTCCCGCCGGACTGGCTCGCGTTTTTCGCCTCGGCCGCGCGGATCTATCCCATGGCCGGGGTCTACGGATGCAGGGTTGTCGATCTGGCCGGTCCCGGCCGGGTGCAGCATGCCGACACGCATCTTCTGGAGCCCGGCCAGGACGGGATGCCCGCCGTGTCCTCGATCTGCACCCAGGACCTGGACTTCGGGCAGTTTTGCCACCTGCGTCCCGCCGCCTCCGTGACCGGCTGCTGCCATCTGTTTCGGACCGAGGCCCTGCGGGCCTGCGGACCTTTCGACATCCGGTTCTCCCCGACCCAATACGATGACCTGGATCATGACCTTCGGCTCCTGGCCTTGGGGGCGCCGCCGGTCTACCAGGGACACCTGCGGGTGTCGCACGCCAGGCTTTCGACAACGTTTTCATCGCCGGATCGGACGGCCATGGCCAACAGCCAGGGGAATCTGGTGAAACTTGGCGGAAAGCATCCCCCAGAGGTCCTCTCCGCCATGCGCCGGGCCATGCGGGACGTGCTTCTGGAGGATTACCGGCGCAAGCGGTCCGTGGTGGACCAGGCGCTTGGCCAGGCGCGGGAGTCGTGA
- the blaOXA gene encoding class D beta-lactamase: protein MIPRFPLPTLALLVCCAVFFHLSPAASAAPTVVERPDWAKFFTDAGVTGTLVLLEDGARTVQVHDAARAAKGFLPASTFKIPNSLIALETGVAPGPDTVFPWDGTKRSIEAWNADLTLTQALRVSCVPIYQELARKIGPERMKWWVSAMGYGNADIGDAIDTFWLEGKLRISALEQAAFLQRLAHDGLPLSKRTMALVREMLVEERTANGVLRAKSGLTARVVPNVAWWVGWVEKGDKRWFFALNIDADHPEALAARKAVVKTVLASEGIWP from the coding sequence ATGATCCCGCGTTTCCCCCTCCCGACCCTGGCCCTTTTGGTGTGTTGCGCCGTTTTTTTTCACCTTTCCCCCGCCGCCTCGGCCGCCCCGACCGTGGTCGAGCGGCCGGACTGGGCAAAATTCTTCACTGACGCCGGGGTCACGGGCACCCTGGTCCTCCTCGAAGACGGGGCGCGAACCGTCCAGGTCCACGACGCGGCCCGGGCCGCGAAAGGGTTCCTGCCCGCCTCCACCTTCAAGATCCCCAACTCCCTGATCGCCCTGGAAACGGGCGTGGCGCCGGGGCCGGACACGGTCTTCCCCTGGGACGGGACAAAACGCTCCATCGAGGCCTGGAATGCCGACCTGACCTTGACCCAGGCCCTGCGCGTCTCCTGCGTACCCATCTACCAGGAGCTCGCCCGCAAGATCGGTCCCGAGCGCATGAAATGGTGGGTCTCGGCCATGGGTTACGGCAACGCGGACATCGGCGACGCCATCGACACCTTCTGGCTGGAGGGGAAGCTCCGCATCTCGGCCCTGGAGCAGGCGGCGTTCCTGCAGCGGCTGGCCCATGATGGGCTGCCCCTCTCGAAGCGGACCATGGCCCTGGTGCGCGAGATGCTGGTGGAGGAACGCACCGCAAACGGCGTGCTGCGGGCCAAGTCCGGGCTCACGGCGCGGGTCGTCCCGAATGTGGCATGGTGGGTGGGATGGGTGGAAAAGGGCGACAAGCGGTGGTTTTTCGCCCTCAATATCGACGCGGATCACCCCGAGGCCCTGGCTGCCCGCAAAGCCGTGGTCAAGACCGTGCTGGCGTCGGAAGGGATATGGCCGTAA
- the amrS gene encoding AmmeMemoRadiSam system radical SAM enzyme codes for MHEAALWKPLDQGRVQCRLCSQFCRIDEGGRGKCGVRENRGGTLFTLVYDKVAAANLDPVEKKPLYHFLPGTQTFSFGTVGCNMSCLFCQNASLSQSPKNNMPIEGRKATPDELVRAALASGARSISYTYSEPTIFFELMRDTAVLAKKNGLKNIMVSNGFQSPQCLKELAPLIDAANIDLKAFTNDFYVRICGAKLEPVKKNLARIREMGWWLEVTTLLIPGLNDAEEELRGMAAFLVKELGPDTPWHLSRFHPDFTMLDRPPTPPATLDMARRIGLEAGLRFVYVGNLGPREQNDTPCPSCGAVVVRRAGFACGPVRLRNGACPECGAMVPGVWGG; via the coding sequence ATGCATGAGGCCGCGTTGTGGAAACCCCTGGACCAAGGCCGCGTCCAGTGTCGCCTGTGTTCGCAATTTTGCCGCATCGACGAGGGCGGCAGGGGAAAATGCGGGGTGCGCGAAAATCGGGGCGGCACACTCTTCACCCTGGTCTACGACAAGGTGGCGGCCGCGAACCTGGACCCGGTGGAAAAAAAACCCCTCTACCACTTCCTGCCCGGCACCCAGACCTTTTCGTTCGGCACCGTGGGTTGCAACATGTCCTGCCTGTTTTGCCAAAACGCCTCCCTGTCCCAATCGCCCAAGAACAACATGCCCATCGAGGGCCGCAAGGCCACGCCCGACGAACTTGTGCGGGCCGCCCTGGCCAGCGGCGCACGGAGCATCTCCTACACCTATTCCGAGCCCACCATCTTTTTTGAACTCATGCGCGACACGGCGGTTTTGGCCAAGAAAAACGGCCTGAAAAACATCATGGTCTCCAACGGCTTCCAAAGCCCCCAGTGCCTGAAGGAACTGGCCCCGCTCATCGACGCGGCCAACATCGATTTGAAGGCCTTCACCAATGATTTCTACGTGCGCATCTGCGGGGCCAAGCTCGAACCCGTGAAAAAAAACCTGGCCCGCATCCGGGAAATGGGCTGGTGGCTGGAGGTGACCACCCTGCTCATCCCGGGGCTCAACGACGCCGAGGAGGAACTGCGGGGGATGGCCGCGTTTCTGGTCAAGGAACTCGGACCGGACACGCCCTGGCACCTTTCGCGCTTCCACCCGGACTTCACGATGCTTGACCGGCCCCCCACGCCCCCGGCCACCCTGGACATGGCCAGGCGCATCGGCCTGGAGGCGGGGCTGCGCTTCGTCTACGTCGGCAATCTGGGACCACGGGAACAAAACGACACGCCCTGTCCGTCCTGTGGGGCGGTGGTGGTGCGTCGGGCGGGATTCGCCTGCGGCCCGGTACGGCTGCGAAACGGGGCCTGCCCGGAGTGCGGGGCGATGGTGCCCGGGGTGTGGGGCGGCTAA
- a CDS encoding radical SAM protein, with translation MSATKLRPRLVYADATGQIYDHPDLEMLVRRGSQITPPRPDELIPLPPESELFLLPGRTALGLDPETGQVEDVGETAVAAFVCPGHTLSAQAAYAAAPDAPVLPLFAYGAVGFARDRFYVAATRVDNDPRQVFTGIPRSRIAKGASALLRKFPQNRLVAHLARCALTYCCPAARNLALGRFEAPLPTSRTCNARCVGCLSLQDPDSGFPATQNRITFTPRPEEIAQVMAEHGRRESRPIFSFGQGCEGEPLTEAATLAKAVGLFRKDGGRGTVNVNTNGSLPDRVEDLARAGFDSVRVSLNSGDERLYAAYYRPRSYAFGDVREFMARAKAAGLFVSVNLLFFPGVTDTEAEYAALAGLLGDTGADFVQLRNLNLDPELYLRVVGESGARSQAELAACMGLANFMKRLSEDCPGLRFGYFNPALPLARPEKS, from the coding sequence ATGTCCGCCACGAAACTCCGGCCCAGGCTGGTCTACGCCGATGCAACGGGCCAGATATACGATCATCCCGACCTGGAAATGCTGGTGCGCCGGGGGTCGCAGATCACGCCTCCCCGACCCGACGAACTGATCCCCCTGCCCCCCGAGAGCGAACTGTTTCTTTTGCCCGGACGCACGGCCCTGGGACTCGATCCCGAGACCGGCCAGGTGGAGGATGTCGGGGAGACGGCCGTGGCCGCCTTCGTGTGCCCGGGGCATACCCTTTCGGCCCAGGCGGCCTACGCCGCGGCACCGGACGCGCCGGTCCTGCCCCTTTTCGCCTACGGAGCGGTAGGGTTCGCCCGGGACCGCTTCTACGTGGCCGCAACCCGGGTGGACAACGACCCGCGCCAGGTGTTCACGGGCATCCCCCGCTCGCGCATCGCCAAGGGGGCCAGCGCGCTTTTGCGCAAGTTCCCGCAAAACCGTCTGGTGGCCCATCTCGCCCGCTGCGCCCTGACCTATTGCTGCCCGGCGGCGAGAAACCTGGCTCTGGGCCGCTTCGAGGCCCCCCTGCCCACGTCGCGGACCTGCAACGCCCGCTGCGTGGGCTGCCTGTCGCTGCAGGACCCGGATTCGGGCTTTCCCGCCACCCAGAACCGGATCACCTTCACCCCGCGCCCCGAGGAGATCGCCCAGGTCATGGCCGAACACGGCCGGCGCGAATCCCGGCCGATCTTTTCCTTCGGCCAGGGCTGCGAGGGCGAACCCCTGACCGAGGCGGCCACCCTGGCCAAGGCCGTGGGTCTTTTCCGGAAAGACGGCGGCCGGGGCACGGTCAACGTGAACACCAACGGCAGCCTGCCGGATCGGGTGGAGGATCTGGCCCGGGCCGGGTTCGATTCCGTCCGGGTGAGCCTCAATAGCGGCGACGAACGGCTCTACGCGGCCTATTACCGGCCCAGGAGCTACGCCTTCGGGGATGTGCGGGAATTCATGGCCCGGGCCAAGGCGGCCGGGCTTTTCGTGTCCGTAAACCTGCTTTTTTTCCCCGGGGTGACCGACACCGAGGCGGAATACGCGGCCCTGGCCGGACTTTTAGGGGACACGGGGGCGGACTTCGTGCAACTGCGCAACTTGAACCTGGACCCGGAACTGTATCTGCGGGTGGTGGGCGAAAGCGGGGCGCGAAGCCAGGCCGAGCTTGCGGCGTGCATGGGGCTTGCCAATTTCATGAAACGACTTTCCGAGGACTGTCCCGGCCTGCGCTTCGGCTATTTCAATCCCGCCCTGCCCTTGGCCCGGCCGGAAAAATCATAG
- a CDS encoding SGNH/GDSL hydrolase family protein: protein MLYLFGNCQSGFLAEALARKGHPTTFRPLASPLTYLSCNGRIPRDITEAVARFGLDPFFNDRTLFNQCVMFSGQEPEARLFLINLFHETTPLFLNEAEKYAIYVDQAAFAFAPGFKNWLAARHRAIVPHPDSYLARFGDMVEAFRTRHPGTPLVILGRLSHFPFFGPTPFSYLECWEKVFHRAGPLLAEWAAGLPGTALIDVDRIFAGIWADSEPAIEAHCPFLRVRRGPGGDLTYRRDLEHVGSLWDRLADKIAVFLDTGRLDYGPNETVPAIWTERPHAPETLSRSRLRTLLSSGANYASGRAVAAFFSVPDTDHTKLLAEAAPAMPICHHTLHMVRHYAGLHKNPALLVWISAQLEKIGAFTANGPAYQRLYESRLKQIAAAVTGRGADADSLS, encoded by the coding sequence ATGCTCTATCTCTTTGGAAACTGCCAATCGGGCTTTCTGGCCGAGGCCCTGGCCCGCAAGGGCCATCCCACGACCTTCCGACCCCTGGCCTCGCCCCTGACCTATCTGTCCTGCAACGGCCGCATCCCCCGGGACATCACGGAGGCCGTGGCCCGGTTCGGGCTCGACCCCTTTTTCAACGACCGGACCCTGTTCAACCAGTGCGTCATGTTTTCGGGCCAGGAGCCCGAGGCGCGGCTTTTTCTGATCAACCTGTTCCACGAGACCACGCCCCTTTTCCTGAACGAGGCGGAAAAATACGCCATCTACGTGGATCAGGCCGCCTTCGCGTTCGCCCCCGGGTTCAAGAACTGGCTCGCGGCCCGCCACCGGGCCATCGTGCCCCATCCGGACAGCTACCTGGCCCGGTTCGGGGACATGGTGGAGGCCTTCCGGACCCGTCATCCCGGAACGCCCCTTGTGATCCTGGGCCGGCTGTCCCATTTCCCCTTTTTCGGCCCGACCCCCTTTTCCTACCTGGAGTGCTGGGAAAAGGTCTTCCACCGGGCCGGTCCGCTTCTGGCCGAATGGGCGGCCGGGCTGCCGGGCACCGCCCTCATCGACGTCGACCGGATTTTCGCGGGCATCTGGGCCGATTCCGAGCCGGCGATCGAGGCCCACTGTCCGTTTTTGCGGGTGCGACGCGGACCGGGCGGCGACCTGACGTATCGCCGTGACCTGGAACACGTGGGCAGCCTGTGGGACCGGTTGGCGGACAAGATCGCCGTCTTCCTGGACACCGGCCGCCTGGACTACGGCCCAAACGAAACCGTTCCGGCGATCTGGACCGAACGTCCCCATGCCCCCGAGACGCTCAGCCGAAGTCGACTGCGAACGCTGCTCTCCTCGGGGGCCAACTATGCATCGGGCCGGGCCGTGGCCGCGTTTTTCTCGGTTCCGGACACGGACCACACAAAGCTTCTGGCCGAGGCCGCGCCAGCCATGCCCATCTGCCACCACACCCTGCACATGGTCCGGCACTACGCCGGCCTGCACAAAAACCCGGCCCTTCTGGTCTGGATCTCGGCCCAATTGGAAAAAATCGGAGCCTTCACGGCCAACGGCCCGGCCTATCAGCGCCTCTACGAAAGCCGCCTGAAGCAGATCGCGGCAGCCGTCACAGGCCGTGGCGCGGACGCCGATTCACTTTCTTAG